The genome window AGTTATTGCAATTAATATTCAATAAGCTACCATGCAATCTAGATCAATGGTCAAAATTAAGATATTAAGATTTGTAACGAAAAACGTCTGCACTGAAGATTATGGCGGGTATTACAGCCTTGAATTTAGACAGAACGGTGGTTTTGGGCGCTCTAGCTGGAATTGGCGATCGGTCAAATTCCAAAATACTTGCAAATTATATGCAGTTGTGTTTAAAAAATTGGGGCGGGTTTAAGATGGATTTGGTCGATCGCACAAATCCCTCTCAAACCCGCCCCTTAATAGCAAAAGTCAACTATCAACAATTAACAGACTAATTTTTCACCCCTACGCCCACATACATAATTGATGTATCCTCATTAATTTGGATTTTAAACAACCCAGATTTTTTGTAATCAACATAGTTAGCGAAATTAACTGTTAAAAGTTGAGCCGCTTGTTTGAAAACTGCCCCCGAAGGAAATAGTTGCTTTCCACTTGTAAAATTCCCCCAAAAACCGTACATTTCGCTTAAAACCGCCCCCATTTCTCCAAACATATCAAAACCTTTAATTTCAATGTTGCCAAAACCCGTGTCCCGCATTACCGCAGAGAGTTCCTCCGGGGTAATAAACTTTTCCCAATCGTGAACGCCCCGCCTAATTTCCTGCAAGATATTTTCCATCAGCCCAATCATCACAACTTGCGACGAAAAAGTTCGATTGATTGTATCAAAAAAGAACAGTCCGCCAGGCTTGAGAATTCTGTGAACCTCAGACACAACTTTTTTGTAATCGGCAACGTGTTCTAAAACATCCACG of Microcoleus sp. bin38.metabat.b11b12b14.051 contains these proteins:
- the ubiG gene encoding bifunctional 2-polyprenyl-6-hydroxyphenol methylase/3-demethylubiquinol 3-O-methyltransferase UbiG; this encodes MQKTEVKNDLEFYDENADNWWDENAKIYALYHLNKPRFEFFDRHATNWRGLRTLDVGCGGGFSCEFMAERGAVVSGIDRSQKCIVAAQNHAVTSGFEIDYRQGFAENMPYADNSFDVVICVDVLEHVADYKKVVSEVHRILKPGGLFFFDTINRTFSSQVVMIGLMENILQEIRRGVHDWEKFITPEELSAVMRDTGFGNIEIKGFDMFGEMGAVLSEMYGFWGNFTSGKQLFPSGAVFKQAAQLLTVNFANYVDYKKSGLFKIQINEDTSIMYVGVGVKN